In Rhizobium lusitanum, a genomic segment contains:
- the otnC gene encoding 3-oxo-tetronate 4-phosphate decarboxylase, translated as MTEETELRDKIARMGALLYNRQLAHGSAGNLSVRLEDGSILVTPTNSSLGFLDPARISKVSPTGELLAGDPPSKEAFFHLAVYEERPAARAVVHLHSTYSVAVSCLCHDNTDNVLPPLTAYHVMRVGKLPLLKYFRPGDRALAEAVRVAARDHRAMLLANHGPIVSGSTLEEAVYAYEELEETSKLFFLLGDRKTSPPFPRSGCRTQRGISKLISADNQLAGTNNLPTEFR; from the coding sequence CTACAATCGCCAGCTTGCCCATGGCAGCGCCGGCAATCTTTCCGTCCGCCTTGAAGACGGTTCGATCCTGGTGACGCCCACCAATTCGAGCCTCGGATTTCTGGACCCTGCCCGGATATCCAAGGTTTCTCCCACAGGCGAGCTTCTGGCGGGCGATCCACCCTCGAAGGAGGCTTTCTTCCATCTTGCGGTCTATGAGGAGCGGCCTGCCGCGCGCGCCGTGGTGCATCTTCATTCCACTTATTCGGTCGCCGTCTCCTGTCTGTGCCATGACAATACCGACAATGTGCTGCCGCCGCTGACCGCCTATCATGTCATGCGGGTCGGCAAGCTCCCGCTGCTGAAATATTTTCGGCCGGGGGACAGAGCCTTGGCGGAAGCCGTGCGCGTTGCTGCCCGTGACCATCGCGCCATGCTGCTCGCCAATCATGGACCGATCGTTTCGGGAAGCACATTGGAGGAAGCGGTCTACGCCTATGAGGAGCTGGAAGAGACATCCAAGCTCTTCTTCCTATTGGGAGACCGCAAGACGTCCCCCCCTTTCCCTCGAAGCGGTTGCAGAACTCAACGAGGCATTTCCAAGCTGATTTCAGCCGATAATCAGCTCGCGGGAACAAACAACCTCCCGACCGAATTTAGGTGA
- a CDS encoding response regulator: protein MNPQIDIAAEASVLIIDDEAANVALLERLLRREGFKKVTTTTDPRDAVQLFNEVSPDIVLLDLMMPHIDGFALLDAFSRLTGPTSFIPIVVLTADISIETRRRALSLGAKDFLVKPIDAVETLLRILNLLETRFLFRALIELTGQSPFVRRGGDLTSR from the coding sequence ATGAACCCGCAAATCGATATCGCCGCCGAGGCGAGCGTACTGATCATCGATGACGAAGCCGCCAATGTCGCTCTTTTGGAGCGCCTGCTGCGCCGCGAAGGCTTCAAGAAGGTGACAACGACGACCGATCCGAGGGACGCAGTCCAGCTTTTCAACGAGGTGAGCCCGGATATCGTCCTGCTCGATCTGATGATGCCCCACATTGATGGTTTCGCGCTTCTGGACGCGTTTTCCCGGCTGACGGGGCCGACGTCCTTTATTCCCATCGTCGTGCTGACGGCCGATATTTCGATCGAAACCCGGCGCAGGGCCCTTTCGCTCGGCGCCAAGGACTTCCTGGTAAAGCCGATCGATGCGGTGGAAACTCTTTTGAGAATACTCAATCTGCTCGAAACCCGCTTCCTGTTTCGAGCGCTTATCGAATTAACGGGGCAATCCCCATTCGTCCGGCGCGGTGGCGATCTCACGAGCCGTTGA
- a CDS encoding PAS domain S-box protein, whose amino-acid sequence MTTGDITDKTGLSLRFLDQPLARKGVIVIALPLICLLIALGSVFLADRESRRAEDYVRVTFAIQSDILELHALLAEGASGVRGYLLTGDAAFLAPFEKANAELPSVFAAMRPLITDAEQRARLDGMEPLVFQKLGGLNDLLEKGRQNNQSINDDMRRTLVDNKVVLDELRARIQQMRDREDTLLEERTKQADAIRERAQLITIIGAIVGLVGCVVAIILMSNGIVRRVASLQKTARLLAMGQPVTSEENARDELGVLSRALQEASLLLKERESALRESEERFRLLVDGVHDYGIFGLDQQGRVVSWNAGAERIKGYTADEIIGEHFSRFYPSEVRDTLPSQELERAQADGRVEDEGWRVRKDGSRFWANVVVTALHDENGNPRGFSKITRDITDRKRNEEELLAARYKAEQASEARSAFHSRLSHEFRTPLNSILGFAQILEMDLNEPETQASLAQILRAGRHLLSLLDDLLDLARIDAGRMELYVETLDAGEIIGEAVDLARPLAAPRKVGIVVEIDHAAGAAVTIDRRRFLQVLLNLLSNAIKFNREGGTLRVSTRLVDGDMLAIDISDTGFGIAPNKKERLFQPFERLGADSNATSGTGLGLALSQHLMQAMGGKLELGSTGTEGTTFTVFAPAAPSSSVAPRPAAEYSAPLAGKRELDVVLCIEDNPASLNLIENVLSRYCSAKVIPAMLGGLGLTLAREHQPNLILLDINLPDISGLEILKSLRADRETRAIPVIVISADATEAMRQRVLQEGATRFLTKPLDIRQFLQTLDEVMAQ is encoded by the coding sequence TTCCTGGCCGATCGGGAAAGCCGTCGCGCGGAAGATTATGTGCGCGTGACCTTCGCCATCCAGTCCGACATTCTGGAGCTGCATGCACTTCTGGCGGAGGGCGCCTCGGGTGTTCGCGGCTATCTGCTGACCGGTGATGCGGCGTTTCTGGCGCCCTTCGAAAAAGCCAATGCCGAACTCCCCAGCGTCTTTGCCGCCATGCGGCCGTTGATCACCGATGCCGAGCAGCGTGCGCGCCTTGACGGCATGGAGCCGCTGGTCTTCCAGAAGCTTGGCGGCCTCAACGACCTGCTGGAAAAGGGTCGTCAGAACAATCAGTCGATCAATGATGACATGCGCCGGACGCTGGTGGACAACAAGGTGGTGCTCGATGAGTTGCGCGCCCGAATTCAGCAGATGCGCGATCGTGAGGATACTCTGCTTGAAGAGCGGACGAAGCAGGCCGATGCCATCCGCGAGAGAGCCCAGTTGATCACGATCATCGGCGCGATCGTCGGTCTGGTCGGCTGCGTGGTGGCAATTATTCTGATGTCGAACGGTATCGTCCGGCGGGTCGCTTCGCTGCAAAAGACGGCTCGCCTTCTGGCAATGGGGCAGCCGGTGACATCAGAAGAAAATGCGCGCGACGAACTTGGCGTGCTTTCGCGAGCGCTTCAGGAGGCAAGCCTACTCCTGAAGGAACGAGAAAGCGCGCTTCGCGAAAGCGAGGAGCGTTTCCGGCTCCTCGTCGACGGCGTCCATGATTATGGAATTTTCGGGCTCGACCAGCAGGGGCGGGTGGTCAGCTGGAATGCGGGCGCCGAACGGATCAAGGGCTATACGGCCGACGAGATTATCGGTGAGCATTTCTCGCGATTCTATCCATCCGAGGTTCGCGATACACTGCCAAGCCAGGAGCTTGAGCGAGCGCAGGCCGATGGCCGCGTCGAAGATGAGGGGTGGCGGGTGCGCAAGGACGGCTCGCGCTTCTGGGCGAATGTTGTCGTGACCGCGCTGCACGACGAGAACGGCAATCCTCGCGGCTTTTCGAAGATCACTCGCGATATCACCGATCGCAAACGCAATGAAGAGGAGCTACTCGCGGCACGGTACAAGGCTGAGCAGGCGAGCGAAGCCAGAAGCGCCTTTCACTCGCGCTTGAGCCATGAGTTCAGGACGCCCCTCAATTCCATTCTCGGCTTTGCCCAGATTCTGGAAATGGATCTGAACGAACCAGAAACGCAGGCAAGCCTAGCTCAAATTCTGAGGGCCGGCCGGCATCTTCTCAGCCTGCTTGATGATTTGCTCGACCTGGCCCGTATCGATGCCGGGCGGATGGAACTCTATGTCGAAACGTTGGATGCCGGCGAGATTATCGGGGAGGCCGTCGACCTTGCCCGCCCGCTGGCCGCGCCTCGCAAGGTCGGCATTGTCGTCGAGATCGATCATGCTGCCGGCGCCGCTGTCACTATCGACCGTCGACGTTTCCTCCAGGTGCTTCTGAACCTTCTATCGAACGCGATAAAGTTCAATCGCGAAGGAGGAACGCTGCGTGTGTCTACCCGCCTGGTGGACGGCGATATGCTTGCCATCGACATCAGCGATACCGGCTTCGGTATCGCTCCGAACAAGAAAGAGCGGCTATTCCAGCCCTTCGAGCGTCTCGGCGCTGACAGTAACGCCACGTCGGGGACAGGATTAGGGCTCGCCTTGTCTCAGCATCTGATGCAGGCGATGGGTGGAAAGCTGGAGCTTGGTTCTACCGGCACCGAGGGCACGACGTTCACCGTCTTCGCGCCGGCAGCACCGTCATCGTCGGTCGCACCGCGTCCCGCCGCCGAGTATTCGGCTCCTCTCGCGGGCAAGCGGGAACTGGATGTCGTCCTCTGTATCGAGGACAATCCCGCCAGTCTGAACCTGATCGAAAATGTGCTGTCGCGGTATTGCAGCGCCAAAGTCATTCCCGCCATGCTGGGCGGTCTCGGATTGACGTTGGCGCGCGAGCACCAGCCGAATCTCATCCTGCTCGACATCAATCTGCCGGATATCAGTGGCCTGGAGATACTGAAAAGTCTAAGGGCTGATAGGGAGACGAGAGCCATACCGGTGATCGTCATCAGTGCCGATGCAACGGAAGCGATGCGGCAGCGCGTGCTGCAGGAGGGGGCGACGCGCTTTCTCACCAAGCCGCTCGACATAAGACAGTTTCTTCAGACGCTCGACGAGGTTATGGCACAATGA